The Solibacillus sp. FSL W7-1436 genome window below encodes:
- a CDS encoding S41 family peptidase, translating into MLKKHLSAMLFFIMCLAVPLTVLGAPLDEAKQIVKENYVGNVNGDINRATSIEQLAEMLDPYSAYFTPEEFDEFFNGVDLTTVGIGVVIEKVESGIQISELIDGGSAKNAGLKVGDIIIEIDGKPVSELTIDQASSRIKGAANTTVSITVSREDGTILTKKLTRKAFSLPNVETKLLYGNTGYISLNSFSNDTATLVSKAVRDLKNKGAKSFIFDLQNNGGGYVTAAEQLIGMFPNANYAYKLKEASGTSIVRSMKQSVTFPENTKMLVNRYSASSSEMTAAALADQKAVTLYGETTYGKGSMQAFYELEDGSFLKLTVGHFYGPNGTKINEVGVKPHIKTASEPLYKAHYDTIASNLKNYKELASLKNVPLNKTFTVKFSATLAKELGSSSVELVELGADTVKTTYKLSGQQLVVTPSKELTAGKEYALIIHPKIKNEKGKNLKAGVYLHVTTKK; encoded by the coding sequence ATGTTAAAAAAACATTTATCAGCAATGCTGTTTTTCATCATGTGCCTGGCTGTTCCTTTAACGGTACTAGGGGCTCCTTTAGATGAAGCAAAACAGATTGTTAAGGAAAACTATGTAGGGAATGTCAACGGTGACATTAACCGTGCCACAAGCATCGAGCAGCTGGCAGAGATGCTTGATCCGTATTCCGCTTACTTTACGCCGGAAGAATTCGATGAGTTTTTTAATGGCGTGGATCTTACTACTGTAGGTATCGGTGTGGTTATTGAGAAGGTTGAAAGCGGTATTCAAATTTCCGAGCTGATCGATGGAGGCAGCGCTAAAAATGCAGGCTTGAAAGTTGGCGATATCATCATAGAAATCGATGGAAAACCTGTTTCAGAGCTGACAATCGACCAGGCTTCATCCCGTATAAAAGGAGCAGCAAACACAACTGTTTCTATAACGGTTTCACGTGAAGACGGCACTATTTTAACAAAAAAATTAACACGTAAAGCTTTCTCGCTCCCTAATGTTGAAACAAAACTTCTATACGGTAATACGGGCTATATTTCATTAAATTCATTTTCAAACGACACGGCAACCCTTGTATCAAAAGCCGTTCGCGATTTGAAAAATAAAGGGGCAAAATCATTTATTTTCGATTTGCAAAATAACGGAGGCGGCTATGTTACAGCAGCAGAACAGCTCATCGGTATGTTCCCGAATGCCAACTATGCCTACAAGCTGAAGGAAGCTTCGGGGACATCTATTGTACGTTCGATGAAGCAATCCGTAACATTCCCTGAAAATACGAAAATGCTTGTAAACAGATATAGTGCAAGTTCGTCTGAAATGACTGCAGCGGCTCTCGCTGATCAAAAAGCAGTTACGCTCTACGGGGAAACAACTTATGGGAAAGGTTCTATGCAGGCATTTTACGAGCTGGAAGATGGTAGCTTTCTAAAATTAACAGTAGGTCATTTCTATGGTCCAAACGGTACGAAAATCAATGAAGTCGGGGTTAAACCACATATTAAAACAGCAAGTGAACCGCTCTACAAAGCACACTACGACACAATCGCATCAAACTTAAAAAACTATAAAGAACTTGCTTCATTAAAGAATGTTCCATTAAACAAAACGTTTACGGTCAAGTTTTCAGCTACACTGGCGAAAGAGCTTGGTTCTTCTTCCGTTGAACTAGTCGAGCTAGGTGCAGATACTGTAAAAACAACGTACAAATTATCGGGGCAACAGCTCGTTGTTACCCCTTCGAAAGAGTTAACGGCTGGTAAGGAATACGCACTGATCATTCACCCTAAAATAAAAAATGAAAAAGGCAAGAATTTAAAAGCCGGTGTTTATTTACATGTAACAACTAAAAAGTAA
- the brnQ gene encoding branched-chain amino acid transport system II carrier protein, translating into MNSKSSFFRENIAVGFMLFALFLGAGNIIFPPQLGQMAGENIVISMIGFLITGVGLPLLGIIAVAKNGGDLEILAGRINPYFGIIFTSIIYLSIGPFFAIPRTGAVSYSIGVEPFLTEAMKGSWIPLFVTTLIFFGITFYLAYNPTKIVDRVGKILTPALLIVICLLAIKAVITPLGEPGEAQGPYINNAFGESFIQGYLTMDVLASLVFGIVIVQSLVGRGITERAKQVKITIFAGIVAAIGLAFVYVSLGYIGVTSTSAIGFHEDGGTIISLAAQQLYGQAGKIILSAVIILACLTTSVGLLSANATFFNKIFPKLSYQVYLVIFALFSFGVSNFGLADLIKLSLPVLVAIYPFAIVLMVFALFGNLFNHAPSVYGMALIFTGIVAIYDGIKTAGFEIAAYDKFLSIFPFYEQGIAWVVPALVGGVIGYIMYLAKRK; encoded by the coding sequence ATGAATAGCAAGTCGAGTTTTTTCCGTGAGAATATCGCGGTAGGTTTTATGTTATTTGCATTATTTCTAGGTGCAGGTAATATCATATTCCCACCACAATTAGGTCAAATGGCCGGGGAAAATATAGTAATATCCATGATCGGATTTTTAATAACTGGAGTCGGGCTGCCTCTATTAGGTATTATTGCCGTTGCCAAAAACGGCGGGGATTTAGAAATATTGGCAGGACGCATTAATCCATATTTCGGCATAATTTTCACTTCAATTATTTACTTGTCGATTGGACCATTCTTTGCCATTCCTCGTACTGGCGCTGTATCTTATTCAATCGGTGTGGAACCGTTTTTAACAGAAGCAATGAAAGGTAGCTGGATTCCATTATTCGTTACAACACTTATCTTTTTCGGAATCACATTCTACTTAGCATATAACCCGACAAAAATCGTCGACCGTGTCGGAAAAATATTAACACCTGCTCTTTTAATCGTTATCTGTTTGTTAGCGATTAAAGCCGTTATTACTCCTTTAGGTGAACCTGGTGAAGCGCAGGGACCATATATTAATAACGCATTTGGTGAATCCTTCATCCAAGGTTACTTAACGATGGACGTACTCGCATCATTAGTTTTCGGGATCGTTATTGTTCAATCATTAGTTGGCCGTGGTATAACAGAAAGGGCAAAACAAGTTAAAATCACAATTTTTGCAGGGATTGTAGCTGCAATTGGTTTAGCTTTTGTATATGTATCATTAGGTTATATTGGGGTAACAAGTACATCCGCAATCGGCTTCCATGAAGATGGCGGCACAATCATTTCTTTGGCAGCACAACAGCTGTATGGACAAGCCGGTAAGATTATTTTATCAGCAGTCATCATTTTAGCTTGTTTAACAACATCTGTAGGTCTTTTATCTGCAAACGCAACATTTTTCAATAAAATTTTCCCGAAGCTTTCTTACCAAGTATACTTAGTCATTTTCGCACTATTCAGCTTTGGTGTTTCAAACTTCGGATTAGCTGATTTAATCAAATTGTCATTACCTGTTTTAGTAGCAATTTATCCGTTCGCAATCGTGCTTATGGTTTTCGCACTATTCGGAAATCTTTTCAATCATGCACCAAGCGTATATGGTATGGCTTTAATTTTCACAGGTATTGTTGCAATCTATGACGGTATCAAAACTGCCGGCTTTGAAATTGCAGCATACGATAAATTTTTATCAATCTTCCCGTTCTATGAGCAAGGCATCGCATGGGTTGTTCCTGCATTAGTCGGTGGTGTTATAGGCTACATCATGTATTTAGCAAAACGAAAATAA
- a CDS encoding C40 family peptidase — MNNKWKVVLTGAAFSLALLIAPDAQASTYTVKHGDTLTKIAKAHNTTINQIKQWNKLSQDHIFIAQKLVVAPVKVVTPAKSAVSTVSKSPAATKAVTTTSKTKTTAVSVVEEKVVSPQNAVSHTVIKGDNLTKIAKKYSISVASIKQLNNLNSDAIKVGQKLTISQEPTKDLAVEAPSAKTVEAEINFNQTADEAIEKQLKKEVALPGKVSQQTERLYAQAIQAANAVLGTPYKYGGTNIEGFDCSGFVNYIFNSVGVQMDRKSSLMYFEQDTTKVTQPVPGDLVFFKNTFIPTISHMGIYIGNNEFIHAGSKGITISNVQEKYWAERFVAFKRLNSIK, encoded by the coding sequence TTGAATAATAAATGGAAGGTAGTGCTGACAGGTGCAGCATTTTCACTTGCACTACTCATCGCACCAGATGCCCAAGCATCCACTTATACGGTGAAACACGGTGATACGTTAACAAAAATTGCGAAAGCCCACAACACAACGATCAATCAGATTAAACAATGGAACAAACTATCTCAGGATCACATTTTCATCGCACAAAAACTGGTCGTTGCGCCTGTTAAGGTTGTTACTCCTGCAAAAAGTGCAGTGAGTACAGTGAGCAAATCGCCGGCAGCAACTAAAGCAGTAACGACAACCTCTAAAACGAAAACGACTGCTGTTTCAGTCGTTGAGGAAAAAGTCGTAAGTCCGCAAAATGCAGTATCCCATACTGTCATTAAAGGGGATAATTTAACAAAGATCGCCAAAAAGTACAGTATCTCGGTAGCGAGTATTAAACAGTTGAACAATTTGAATTCAGATGCGATTAAAGTTGGTCAGAAGCTGACAATCAGCCAAGAGCCAACGAAAGATTTAGCTGTCGAAGCTCCTTCTGCCAAAACAGTGGAAGCGGAAATTAATTTTAATCAAACAGCTGACGAAGCGATTGAAAAACAGTTAAAGAAGGAAGTTGCACTGCCCGGGAAAGTTTCGCAACAAACAGAGCGCCTTTATGCACAAGCTATTCAAGCAGCTAACGCAGTATTAGGTACACCTTATAAATATGGGGGAACGAATATAGAAGGCTTTGACTGCAGTGGATTTGTAAACTACATATTTAATTCAGTCGGTGTCCAAATGGATCGTAAAAGCAGTCTCATGTATTTCGAACAAGATACGACAAAAGTAACGCAACCTGTACCGGGAGATTTAGTGTTTTTCAAAAATACATTTATCCCAACAATTTCACATATGGGGATTTACATTGGAAACAATGAATTTATCCATGCGGGCTCAAAAGGTATTACGATTTCGAATGTCCAGGAAAAATATTGGGCTGAGCGCTTTGTCGCGTTTAAACGTCTTAATAGTATAAAATAA
- a CDS encoding C40 family peptidase, with amino-acid sequence MDYLKLLRNTVLTLAAAFVIFFAPVNEKEASAESAYSIDDLKEVSSKYLGVRYSYGGTSAKGFDCSGYVRHVFKELGITSLNRTSSEMYTQGTKVKKSDLEPGDLVFFNTSGKRISHVGIYIGSGKFIHASTSKGVIKTSINDKYYWGKKYVGAKRIANFSTAETLVAMADISDADKTKNAE; translated from the coding sequence ATGGATTACTTGAAATTATTACGCAATACCGTACTAACTTTGGCAGCTGCCTTCGTAATTTTCTTCGCACCGGTGAATGAAAAGGAAGCTTCTGCAGAATCGGCGTACTCAATTGATGACTTAAAAGAAGTCTCTTCAAAATATTTGGGAGTTCGCTATTCATACGGCGGGACATCGGCAAAAGGCTTTGACTGCTCAGGCTATGTACGTCACGTATTTAAAGAACTGGGTATCACATCACTGAATCGCACATCTTCAGAAATGTATACACAAGGTACAAAAGTTAAGAAAAGCGACCTTGAGCCAGGCGATTTAGTATTTTTCAACACATCAGGCAAACGCATCTCTCATGTAGGGATTTACATTGGTTCAGGAAAATTCATCCACGCTTCTACAAGCAAGGGTGTTATAAAAACAAGCATCAACGATAAATATTACTGGGGTAAAAAGTACGTAGGTGCTAAACGCATCGCTAACTTCTCAACAGCAGAAACCCTTGTAGCAATGGCGGACATTTCAGATGCAGATAAAACAAAGAATGCAGAATAA
- a CDS encoding accessory Sec system S-layer assembly protein, whose amino-acid sequence MGLFDLFKKGDKVGKDSAVDSSSVVKTSDDSSKKGADRDVITKLSFHPEWDVPQEQKYVFNFLANDLAPLKPNQLSLSAINIEPSLETGSWNVKAFFRSSLSEAIELGEIELLILDKDDKRVASHYFDFKELGVIPAESARPWIFTFPASSITADEVPEEGWKISFNLLSLRGHQLDLDETWKKQLPRDQQEKLAEIVKDLPKLGKTEVNFTGLQAKINNDGSLHTSIFIRNGHDKAINLEQLPLEITDARNVVVAKGSFKLDPVLTVLPNTSKPWTFIFPKELVDVKGIDLSRWSARVPQ is encoded by the coding sequence ATGGGTTTATTCGATTTATTTAAAAAAGGTGACAAAGTGGGTAAAGACAGTGCTGTAGATTCATCATCTGTTGTAAAAACATCTGATGATTCTTCTAAAAAAGGTGCTGACCGTGATGTTATTACAAAATTATCATTCCATCCTGAATGGGATGTACCTCAGGAACAAAAATATGTTTTTAACTTCCTGGCAAATGATTTGGCACCACTTAAGCCAAACCAGTTATCATTATCAGCAATTAATATCGAGCCTTCATTAGAGACTGGTTCTTGGAATGTAAAAGCTTTTTTCCGTTCTTCATTATCAGAAGCAATTGAATTAGGCGAAATCGAACTATTAATTTTAGATAAAGATGATAAACGCGTTGCTTCACATTATTTTGATTTTAAAGAGCTGGGGGTAATCCCTGCTGAAAGTGCGCGTCCATGGATTTTCACATTCCCTGCTTCTTCAATTACAGCAGACGAAGTGCCTGAAGAAGGCTGGAAAATTTCATTCAACTTGCTTTCATTACGCGGTCACCAATTAGATTTGGATGAAACATGGAAGAAACAATTACCAAGAGATCAGCAGGAAAAATTAGCTGAAATTGTGAAAGACTTACCTAAATTAGGTAAAACAGAAGTGAACTTTACAGGATTGCAAGCCAAAATCAATAATGATGGCAGCTTACACACATCTATTTTCATCCGTAACGGTCATGATAAAGCGATTAACCTGGAACAGTTACCTTTAGAAATTACGGATGCACGCAATGTTGTAGTTGCGAAAGGCTCATTTAAATTAGACCCTGTCCTAACTGTTCTTCCTAATACATCAAAACCTTGGACTTTCATCTTCCCTAAAGAATTAGTGGATGTAAAAGGTATTGATCTTTCTCGTTGGTCAGCACGCGTTCCACAATAG